One part of the Glycine soja cultivar W05 chromosome 11, ASM419377v2, whole genome shotgun sequence genome encodes these proteins:
- the LOC114374622 gene encoding zinc finger CCCH domain-containing protein 66-like has product MCSGSKRKPSQTGLIMGDEHGRQEGLHHKISALLEFSAADDVTSFKDAVEKEGHDVDEVGLWYGRRVGSKELCFEERTPLMIAAMFGSKSVLSYILGTGRVDVNRACGSDGATALHCAVAGGSSASLEVIKLLLDASADVSTVDANGNRSCDLIFSVSNGVFNSRKRILQAVLEGADGIDEACLRFEEAVGQMEKQQQQDVDALQVSKDGTEKKDYPVDLSLPDIKNGIYSSDEFRMYTFKVRPCSRAYSHDWTECPFVHPGENARRRDPRRYQYSCVPCPEFRKGFCSKGDACDYAHGIFECWLHPAQYKTRLCKETGCTRRVCFFAHNVEDLRPVYASTGSAMPSPRSYSVSSPPLDPFTLGSPSALIPPASSPPLTPSGGSSPAGGTMWHSQIHVAVPTLQLPQSRLKSALNARDVELDMELLGIENHGCLMQQLMMEGTAGLSSPSNWNNSMPNSPSLCDYTGDFNRLSGVQPTNLEDVFGSQIQSPARIQVHQNVNQQLRGYPSNLYNSSVIGSPSFRVDPSGAAAAMALNPRNAAFANRSQSFMVNGDTEFPSPATSTAAKPSTFSGWGPSDGKLDWSIRGDELKKPSKSSSVGFLKQQ; this is encoded by the coding sequence ATGTGCAGTGGTTCCAAGAGAAAACCTTCCCAAACAGGTTTAATAATGGGGGATGAGCATGGAAGACAAGAAGGGTTGCATCATAAAATTTCAGCTTTGCTTGAGTTTTCGGCCGCAGATGATGTGACGTCTTTCAAAGATGCTGTTGAAAAAGAGGGTCATGATGTTGATGAGGTGGGGTTGTGGTATGGAAGGAGGGTTGGCTCAAAGGAATTGTGTTTTGAAGAGAGGACCCCTCTTATGATTGCTGCCATGTTTGGAAGCAAAAGTGTTTTGTCTTATATTCTTGGGACGGGTCGTGTTGATGTTAACCGGGCTTGTGGGTCAGATGGGGCTACTGCCCTTCATTGTGCTGTTGCTGGGGGTTCTTCCGCTTCCCTTGAAGTCATCAAGCTTTTGCTCGACGCATCGGCGGATGTTAGTACTGTTGACGCCAATGGAAACAGGTCGTGCGACTTGATTTTTTCGGTGTCTAATGGTGTATTCAATTCAAGAAAGAGGATACTACAAGCCGTACTAGAAGGTGCAGATGGTATTGATGAGGCTTGCCTCAGATTTGAGGAAGCAGTTGGCCAAATGGAGAAACAGCAACAGCAAGATGTAGATGCACTTCAGGTTTCAAAAGATGGGACTGAGAAGAAAGATTATCCTGTTGATCTCTCTCTTCCAGATATAAAAAATGGGATATATAGCTCAGATGAGTTTAGGATGTATACATTCAAAGTTAGGCCTTGCTCAAGAGCTTATTCTCATGATTGGACCGAGTGCCCCTTTGTTCATCCCGGGGAAAATGCAAGGCGCCGTGATCCAAGGAGATATCAATATAGCTGTGTCCCTTGCCCCGAGTTTCGGAAGGGATTCTGCAGCAAGGGGGATGCCTGCGATTATGCGCACGGTATTTTTGAGTGCTGGCTTCACCCTGCGCAATATAAAACAAGGCTTTGCAAGGAGACAGGATGCACCAGAAGAGTTTGTTTCTTTGCTCACAACGTGGAGGATCTCCGCCCTGTGTATGCTTCAACTGGTTCTGCTATGCCTTCTCCCAGATCATATTCTGTTAGTTCTCCTCCATTGGACCCTTTCACACTGGGCTCTCCATCTGCCTTGATACCACCTGCCTCATCCCCACCTTTGACTCCGTCTGGAGGATCTTCTCCTGCGGGTGGAACCATGTGGCACTCTCAGATTCATGTTGCTGTCCCTACCCTTCAGCTGCCCCAAAGCAGATTGAAATCTGCGCTAAATGCTAGAGATGTTGAATTGGACATGGAATTGCTTGGAATTGAAAATCATGGATGCTTGATGCAGCAGCTAATGATGGAGGGGACGGCTGGTCTTTCATCACCTTCTAACTGGAATAACTCCATGCCTAATAGTCCATCTCTTTGTGATTATACTGGGGACTTCAATAGGCTTTCAGGAGTGCAACCTACTAACCTTGAAGACGTTTTCGGGTCTCAGATACAATCTCCAGCCAGAATTCAAGTGCATCAAAATGTGAACCAGCAACTGAGAGGCTATCCCTCCAACCTTTACAATTCAAGCGTGATAGGATCGCCCTCATTCAGGGTTGATCCATCTGGGGCAGCAGCCGCAATGGCTTTGAATCCAAGAAATGCTGCCTTTGCTAATCGGAGCCAGAGCTTTATGGTTAACGGTGATACTGAGTTTCCTTCTCCTGCTACCTCTACTGCTGCCAAGCCTTCTACCTTCTCTGGTTGGGGTCCCTCTGATGGCAAGTTAGATTGGTCCATCCGTGGTGATGAACTAAAGAAGCCGAGCAAATCTTCTTCTGTAGGATTTTTGAAGCAGCAGTAG